Proteins encoded by one window of Venturia canescens isolate UGA chromosome 2, ASM1945775v1, whole genome shotgun sequence:
- the LOC122406921 gene encoding uncharacterized protein isoform X2: MRHWRNISPRDETAPYIGFECYECRSSGGTEAQGMGCISETENTSECNKNYCTIYRREYVDPPGTIDEFHRSCEDTPTYLNAVIKTTHHVAYYRSCQQNLCNVGDGLVPFAKALLLDDDSDAKILIVPGIGSSGHRAASLLSATLLLSTIIIIDY; encoded by the exons ATGAGAcattggagaaatatcagtcCGAGAGATGAGACGGCGCCGTATATCG GTTTTGAGTGCTACGAGTGCAGGAGTAGCGGCGGGACCGAAGCACAGGGAATGGGATGCATCTCGGAGACGGAAAATACGAGCGAATGTAACAAGAACTATTGCACGATATATCGTCGGGAGTACGTCGATCCGCCCGGTACAATAGACGAATTTCATCGGTCTTGCGAGGATACACCGACTTATTTGAATGCAGTGATAAAGACGACGCACCACGTCGCTTATTATCGCTCGTGCCAACAAAATCTCTGCAACGTCGGAGACGGTCTCGTCCCATTCGCGAAAGCTCTTCTCCTCGATGATGATTCTGATGCAAAGATCCTGATTGTGCCTGGCATAGGATCTTCCGGTCATCGGGCTGCCTCGCTTCTCTCCGCGACCCTGCTTCTCTCTACGATCATCATAATCGACTACTaa
- the LOC122406921 gene encoding uncharacterized protein isoform X1 — protein sequence MNLFFFLLVLFSWPAERQLFANGFECYECRSSGGTEAQGMGCISETENTSECNKNYCTIYRREYVDPPGTIDEFHRSCEDTPTYLNAVIKTTHHVAYYRSCQQNLCNVGDGLVPFAKALLLDDDSDAKILIVPGIGSSGHRAASLLSATLLLSTIIIIDY from the exons atgaatttatttttttttcttctcgtattATTTTCCTGGCCAGCGGAACGCCAATTATTCGCAAACG GTTTTGAGTGCTACGAGTGCAGGAGTAGCGGCGGGACCGAAGCACAGGGAATGGGATGCATCTCGGAGACGGAAAATACGAGCGAATGTAACAAGAACTATTGCACGATATATCGTCGGGAGTACGTCGATCCGCCCGGTACAATAGACGAATTTCATCGGTCTTGCGAGGATACACCGACTTATTTGAATGCAGTGATAAAGACGACGCACCACGTCGCTTATTATCGCTCGTGCCAACAAAATCTCTGCAACGTCGGAGACGGTCTCGTCCCATTCGCGAAAGCTCTTCTCCTCGATGATGATTCTGATGCAAAGATCCTGATTGTGCCTGGCATAGGATCTTCCGGTCATCGGGCTGCCTCGCTTCTCTCCGCGACCCTGCTTCTCTCTACGATCATCATAATCGACTACTaa
- the LOC122406918 gene encoding phenoloxidase-activating factor 2-like, with translation MTFNMSPVVFKICAVALLTQLRISPGYAQSDSIVFAGTATTVATTQTPTTRASSNCRCVTAGTCGSAGVDVRIVNQGAAGCPYGQEWCCGSTTAPPTPPPPSTSCGIRKITNSAAQPEGTAKYGAYPWQAALLTESNAYIGSGVLISPDYVLTAAHKTAMYPNRNFIVRLGEWDGQKTNEPNAYQDYTPAQVITHPNYNSGNYQNDISIIRLNKSVPIASSPNINTACLASAVPAAGTRCWVSGWGKNAFGSSGSYQSIMREVDVPIIDQADCESRLRNTRLGQYFVLDRTSYMCAGGEAGKDACTGDGGAPLVCQQSNGQWQVVGLVTWGIGCASSGVPGVYVNVPNYRSWITQLTGVSR, from the exons ATGACATTTAACATGTCTCCCGTAGTGTTTAAGATTTGCGCCGTCGCCTTGCTTACGCAGCTACGCATATCACCCGGTTACGCTCAGAGTGATTCGATCGTTTTCGCCG GTACTGCCACCACCGTGGCGACGACTCAAACCCCGACGACCCGTGCTAGCAGCAACTGTCGTTGCGTGACTGCGGGAACTTGTGGCTCAGCCGGAGTCGACGTCCGAATCGTCAATCAG GGAGCCGCTGGTTGTCCCTACGGACAAGAGTGGTGTTGCGGATCGACGACAGCGCCACCGACACCACCGCCACCTTCCACCTCTTGCGGTatacgaaaaatcacaaattctGCGGCCCAACCGGAAGGTACGGCCAAATACGGTGCGTATCCGTGGCAAGCTGCTCTCCTCACAGAGAGCAATGCTTACATAGGATCGGGCGTTTTGATCAGTCCCGATTATGTATTGACAGCCGCGCACAAGACCGCGATGTACCC CAACCGAAACTTCATCGTAAGGCTCGGTGAATGGGACGGTCAAAAGACGAACGAGCCAAATGCCTATCAGGACTATACTCCGGCGCAGGTGATAACTCATCCGAATTACAACAGCGGCAATTATCAAAACGATATTTCAATAATTAGACTGAACAAAAGCGTGCCGATCGCTTCGAGTCCGAACATCAATACCGCTTGTCTCGCCAGCGCCGTGCCTGCAGCCGGAACGAG ATGCTGGGTTTCCGGTTGGGGAAAGAACGCGTTTGGCTCGAGTGGCAGCTATCAAAGCATAATGAGAGAAGTCGACGTTCCGATAATCGATCAAGCGGATTGCGAGTCCCGTCTTCGCAACACGAGACTCGGACAATACTTTGTTCTCGACAGAACGAGCTACATGTGTGCCGGTGGTGAAGCCGGCAAGGATGCGTGCACG GGAGATGGAGGTGCGCCACTCGTTTGTCAGCAGAGCAACGGCCAGTGGCAGGTTGTAGGACTTGTCACGTGGGGCATTGGTTGCGCCAGCTCCGGAGTTCCAGGTGTTTACGTTAACGTACCAAATTATCGTTCCTGGATAACTCAGCTGACGGGAGTTTCCAGATAA
- the ZnT63C gene encoding zinc transporter 1, with amino-acid sequence MGRYTGKKCRLLTMLWLTAFFFLVEIIVGYVTNSMALIADSFHMLSDVAALVVAFLSVKMSPKKWSKNTFGWARAEVLGALVNAVFLVALCFSITVEACKRFIEVEEIHEAKLLVAVGVLGLLVNVIGLCLFHEHGNTHGHSHGISRSHNRLSTLVGAGTDDNENDDAYRPPPPPPPPPPPPMKRAHGHSHDASQMNMRGVFLHVLSDALGSVIVIVSALIVWLTKWEYRFYIDPALSLLLVLLILRSVWPLLQESALILLQTVPTHIQVDAIQQRLLENVDGVLAVHEFHVWQLAGDRIIASAHIRCRNLSEYMKIAEQVKEFFHNEGIHSTTIQPEFIEYHSNSEVKETPTEDCVLDCPKTDKPCNQATCCGPSKQGRETPSPGETPYMCRQRNSLARSIGSMTETDQREVNEMERGHLLSPPISHNSGSLPHPHVNSPSV; translated from the exons ATGGGCCGATATAccggaaaaaaatgtcgtcTCTTGACGATGCTGTGGTTAACggcatttttcttcctcgttgaAATAATAGTGGGATACGTAACAAATTCCATGGCTCTCATAGCTGACAGTTTTCACATGCTGTCCGATGTAGCGGCTCTCGTCGTTGCCTTTTTGTCCGTCAAg ATGTCACCGAAAAAGTGGTCGAAGAATACGTTCGGATGGGCGAGGGCCGAGGTCTTGGGTGCTCTCGTCAACGCTGTCTTTCTCGTAGCTCTGTGCTTCAGCATAACCGTCGAAGCTTGCAAGAGGTTTATCGAAGTCGAAGAGATCCACGAAGCAAAGTTGCTCGTCGCCGTTGGTGTTCTGGGATTGCTCGTCAACGTAATCGGGCTCTGCCTATTTCATG aacATGGAAATACTCACGGGCATTCGCACGGTATATCGCGGAGCCACAATAGATTGAGCACTCTTGTGGGTGCCGGTACCGACGACAACGAGAATGATGATGCGTATCGTCCGCCTCCTCCACCACCGCCACCGCCTCCGCCGCCAATGAAGAGGGCGCACGGTCATTCTCACGACGCCAGCCAAATGAATATGCGCGGTGTTTTTCTCCACGTTCTTTCCGACGCCCTGGGATCAGTCATCGTAATCGTCTCGGCTCTCATCGTCTGGCTCACCAAATGGGAATACAG ATTCTACATCGATCCAGCCCTTTCGCTTCTTCTCGTGTTACTCATACTCCGTTCGGTGTGGCCATTGTTGCAAGAATCAGCGCTGATCCTATTGCAGACGGTACCCACTCACATACAAGTCGATGCGATACAGCAGCGACTATTGGAGAACGTTGACGGAGTTTTGGCCGTTCACGAGTTCCACGTGTGGCAATTGGCCGGCGATCGTATCATCGCATCGGCTCACATACGCTGTCGCAATCTCTCCGAATACATGAAGATAGCTGAACAAGTTAAGGAATTTTTTCACAACGAGGGCATCCACTCGACCACGATACAACCCGAATTTATAGAA TATCACTCCAATAGCGAAGTCAAAGAAACGCCGACCGAAGACTGCGTTCTTGATTGTCCGAAAACGGACAAACCCTGCAATCAAGCGACCTGCTGTGGTCCGTCCAAGCAG GGTCGTGAAACTCCATCGCCCGGAGAAACACCGTACATGTGCCGACAGCGAAACAGTCTGGCACGATCGATCGGTTCGATGACGGAGACGGATCAACGGGAGGTGAACGAGATGGAACGCGGTCATTTGCTCTCACCACCCATCTCTCATAATTCCGGTTCACTGCCGCATCCTCACGTAAACAGTCCGTcggtttga
- the LOC122406922 gene encoding mitochondrial inner membrane protease subunit 1: MFNKLAFKLVGAVGMIIQYGSVAHCTLEYIGDFVICTGPSMEPTIFSNTLLFTEHLSPRLQKLSKGDIIIAKSPSEPRQHICKRITGLPGDKVRYGFTTYVVPPGHVWLEGDNRNNSKDSRTYGAVPQGLLRSRVLCKVASFAT; the protein is encoded by the exons ATGTTTAACAAGTTGGCATTCAAGTTGGTCGGTGCTGTTGGAATGATCATACAGTATGGATCTGTGGCTCACTGTACTCTGGAATACATTGGAGATTTTGTCATA TGTACCGGACCGTCCATGGAACCAACGATTTTTAGCAACACTCTTCTTTTCACGGAGCACTTGTCACCAAGACTACAAAAACTCAGCAAAGGTGATATAATTATTGCGAAAAGTCCATCAGAGCCTCGTCAACATATTTGCAAAAGAATAACCGGCCTTCCTGGCGACAAAGTTCGTTATGGATTCACAACATACGTT GTGCCTCCTGGACACGTTTGGCTCGAGGGTGACAACAGGAATAATTCGAAGGACTCTAGAACCTATGGAGCCGTACCTCAAGGGCTGCTGCGTTCTCGAGTATTATGCAAAGTTGCAAGCTTCGCAACGTAA
- the egh gene encoding beta-1,4-mannosyltransferase egh has protein sequence MLRSTTKHVWHCCMLITTVVIFEYASGVFGREDESEEEWEDAWSRYGYVGAAMLYTLRLLTFLSLPQVTFNFVGLTLYNAFPDKPELKGSPLLAPFICIRVVTRGDYPQLVRNNVARNLNKCAEAGLENFQIEVVSDKPVELSAHRRIRQVVVPPSYRTSSGALFKARALQYCLENSVNELADHDWIVHLDEETLLTDNSIRGILNFVLDGKHQFGQGLITYANEDVVNWITTLADSFRVADDMGKLRLQFKMFHKPLFSMKGSYVVTQMSAERRVSFDNGLDGSVAEDCFFAMKAFAMGYSFNFIDGEMWEKSPFTLWDFVQQRKRWLQGILLVVHSKAIPLKNKLLLGLSCYSWVTLPLSTSNIILAGVCPIVCPPFVDFLCAFVGAVSIYMYIFGVVKSFSLYRFGFGRYVMCICGALATIPFNLIIENLAVVWGLFGKKHKFYIVSKEYKVPSMV, from the exons ATGCTGCGTAGTACAACAAAACACGTGTGGCACTGTTGTATGTTGATAACGACAGTGGTAATATTCGAATACGCCTCTGGTGTGTTTGGACGAGAGGACGAATCGGAAGAAGAGTGGGAGGATGCCTGGTCGAGATATGGCTACGTTGGAGCTGCGATGCTCTATACACTCCGCCTGCTAACGTTTCTATCATTGCCCCAAGTAACATTCAACTTTGTTGGACTGACTCTGTACAATGCTTTTCCAGACAAACCGGAGCTGAAAGGATCACCCCTGCTGGCTCCGTTCATCTGCATCAGAGTAGTGACTAGAGGAGATTATCCTCAATTGGTCAGAAATAACGTAGCAAGAAATCTGAACAAGTGCGCAGAGGCTGGTTTAGAGAATTTTCAGATCGAAGTGGTCAGTGACAAACCGGTAGAACTCTCAGCGCACCGTAGAATACGTCAAGTTGTTGTCCCACCGTCGTATCGTACTAGCAGCGGAGCGCTCTTTAAAGCTCGAGCGTTGCAGTATTGTTTAGAGAATTCAGTGAACGAATTGGCCGATCATGATTGGATAGTTCATTTGGATGAAGAAACCTTACTGACTGACAATTCCATACGTGGCATACTGAATTTTGTTCTTGATGGAAAGCACCAGTTTGGTCAAGGATTGATAACGTACGCCAATGAAGACGTCGTTAATTGGATAACAACGTTGGCGGATAGCTTCAGAGTCGCTGATGACATGGGAAAATTGCGATTACAGTTTAAGATGTTTCACAAACCACTCTTCAGTATGAAGGGATCTTACGTCGTGACACAG ATGTCGGCAGAGCGACGAGTCTCCTTTGACAATGGATTGGATGGTTCGGTAGCCGAGGACTGTTTCTTTGCGATGAAAGCTTTTGCCATGGGCTAcagcttcaatttcatagaCGGAGAGATGTGGGAAAAATCCCCGTTTACTTTGTGGGATTTTGTACAACAACGAAAACGATGGCTCCAGGGAATCCTCCTCGTCGTTCACTCTAAAGCGATTCCACTGAAGAATAAATTGTTATTAGGTCTATCGTGTTACTCGTGGGTGACATTACCCCTTTCCACGTCTAACATCATATTAGCCGGAGTTTGTCCCATCGTGTGTCCCCCGTTCGTCGATTTTTTGTGCGCTTTCGTAGGTGCGGTCAGTATTTACATGTACATTTTCGGAGTGGTCAAATCGTTCTCGCTGTATCGATTCGGTTTCGGGAGATATGTAATGTGCATATGCGGCGCCCTTGCGACTATACCTTTTAATCTCATCATAGAGAACCTCGCTGTCGTATGGGGCCTCTTTGGTAAGAAGCACAAATTTTACATAGTTAGCAAAGAGTACAAAGTACCAAGTATGGTTTAG
- the LOC122406916 gene encoding venom protease-like: MPVLIRSVLTYAILVLLYPFGIETQQYDQGDACETNKGLSGRCELLQECPSVYRDTLAGILPDKLCGFLGFDPIVCCPSASSQTAATSATTASVRSDDRRTPSWVIEEDTERNFETAIVGRLGRQKCREYAKSVFAVVKPPTLSISQSSVNISLCAIKFKALVVGGTKADPKEFPHMAAVGFDSESSSNGQPVWLCGGTLVSDRFVLTAAHCTFSLQYGNAAWVRVGDLNLATDDDDARPQTLRVTERIRHPDYKRPAEYHDLALLRLESRVVFDAFTRPACLPSPELDVGAANEEGQRVIAAGWGRVNWADEDGSNNLLKVTLERVSQETCNASYFSDGTIDYKLRRGIVGEWQICAGAEGRDTCQGDSGGPIVVFDPEHECMYDVVGITSLGRLCGSNVPGIYTRVHNYLSWLENTIWR, translated from the exons ATGCCGGTGCTCATTCGCAGTGTATTAACCTACGCAATTTTAGTGCTGTTATACCCGTTCGGCATCGAGACACAGCAGTACGATCAAG GCGATGCGTGCGAAACGAACAAAGGACTGTCCGGAAGGTGCGAGCTCCTTCAGGAATGTCCTTCCGTCTATCGTGACACGCTGGCCGGTATTTTACCCGACAAGCTCTGTGGCTTTTTGGGTTTCGATCCCATAGTGTGCTGCCCCTCGGCGTCTTCGCAGACAGCGGCGACAAGCGCCACCACTGCGAGCGTCAGAAGTGACGACAGAAGAACGCCATCGTGGGTTATAGAAGAGGATACAGAAAGGAATTTCGAGACCGCAATTGTAGGGCGTCTGGGCAGACAGA AATGCAGAGAGTACGCAAAATCGGTATTTGCGGTTGTCAAGCCACCTACTCTTTCGATATCACAAAGCTCGGTAAACATTTCTCTATGCGCGATCAAGTTCAAGGCGCTCGTAGTGGGAGGAACCAAAGCGGATCCGAAAGAGTTCCCTCACATGGCGGCTGTGGGCTTTGACTCTGAGTCGAGTTCGAACGGACAGCCTGTCTGGCTCTGCGGTGGGACGCTCGTTTCCGATCGGTTCGTCCTGACCGCGGCTCACTGCACTTTCTCCCTTCAATA TGGAAACGCGGCTTGGGTCAGAGTGGGTGATTTGAATCTCGCGACGGACGATGACGACGCCCGACCGCAGACGCTTCGTGTTACGGAAAGAATTCGTCATCCGGATTACAAGAGACCCGCCGAGTACCACGACCTCGCGCTCCTCAGGCTCGAATCGAGAGTCGTATTCGACGCTTTCACGAGACCGGCTTGTTTACCGAGCCCCGAGCTCGATGTAGGCGCCGCGAACGAGGAAGGACAGCGAGTCATTGCCGCCGGTTGGGGTCGCGTCAATTGGG CTGATGAAGATGGCTCGAACAATCTTCTCAAAGTCACTCTGGAAAGGGTTTCTCAGGAGACTTGCAACGCCAGTTATTTCAGCGATGGAACCATCGATTATAAACTCCGACGCGGCATCGTCGGCGAGTGGCAAATCTGTGCCGGTGCAGAAGGACGTGACACTTGCCAG GGCGACAGCGGTGGACCCATCGTCGTATTCGATCCGGAGCACGAATGCATGTACGACGTTGTCGGGATAACGAGTCTCGGGAGATTGTGCGGCAGCAACGTGCCCGGTATATATACTCGAGTCCACAATTATTTATCTTGGTTGGAAAACACCATATGGcgttaa